A portion of the Flavobacterium magnum genome contains these proteins:
- a CDS encoding DUF2461 domain-containing protein produces MLAKESLQFLKDLKANNNRDWFLANKKRYDAYKADYHKLVSDLLDALKPLDPALEHLEVKNCTFRINRDIRFSKDKSPYKDHMGMWFSGLAKGANRPGYYVHIAPQGSFVAGGFYQPENEELKKIRKEIAFFHEDLDAIVDDKEFKTIFGGLDVNENNSLKTVPKGYEKDHPGIHFLKLKSFTASADFATKEVLDKDFVAKTVKKLIVLRPMTEFLTRALTQND; encoded by the coding sequence ATGCTTGCGAAAGAGTCACTGCAATTCCTGAAAGACCTCAAAGCCAACAACAACCGCGACTGGTTCCTGGCCAACAAAAAACGGTACGATGCCTACAAGGCGGATTACCACAAGCTTGTCTCTGATTTACTGGATGCATTGAAGCCGCTCGACCCGGCGCTGGAGCATCTTGAGGTTAAAAACTGTACGTTCCGTATCAACCGCGACATCCGCTTTTCGAAAGACAAATCACCTTACAAGGACCATATGGGCATGTGGTTTTCAGGTCTGGCAAAGGGCGCGAACCGTCCGGGATATTATGTACACATCGCACCCCAGGGCAGTTTTGTCGCAGGCGGTTTTTACCAGCCTGAAAATGAGGAACTGAAAAAGATCCGCAAGGAAATTGCGTTCTTTCATGAGGACCTGGACGCTATTGTTGATGATAAGGAGTTTAAGACGATCTTCGGCGGACTAGACGTCAATGAAAACAATTCGCTCAAAACGGTGCCGAAAGGATATGAAAAAGACCACCCCGGCATTCATTTCCTGAAACTCAAGAGCTTTACGGCCAGCGCCGATTTCGCCACGAAAGAGGTACTCGATAAAGACTTCGTTGCCAAAACCGTAAAAAAACTGATCGTGCTCAGGCCAATGACCGAATTCCTTACCAGGGCGCTGACGCAAAACGATTAG
- a CDS encoding thioredoxin domain-containing protein, whose protein sequence is MKIRMIFPVLVCFFLSCQAQTSKKYESIPALAFAEKIKNTPQPQILDVRTPEEFNDQHLDNANNVNWNSEDFATKAAAYDQSKPVFVYCMSGGRSKQAAEKLSEMGFKTVYELQGGIIKWNAAGLAPKSDRIIGMCSQEYEELLNTDKKVLVDFYAEWCGPCKKMAPYLTKMQSDLKDKVVIIRLNADENKTLMSQLKIEELPALFLYENKTVKWQHTGFISEEDLKKQL, encoded by the coding sequence ATGAAAATACGAATGATTTTTCCGGTATTGGTCTGTTTTTTCCTGAGTTGCCAGGCGCAGACGTCCAAAAAATATGAGTCTATACCCGCTTTGGCTTTCGCCGAAAAGATAAAAAATACGCCCCAGCCGCAGATTCTTGACGTCCGTACACCCGAGGAATTCAACGACCAGCACCTCGACAATGCGAACAACGTCAACTGGAATAGCGAGGATTTCGCAACAAAGGCTGCTGCATACGATCAGTCGAAGCCCGTCTTCGTATACTGCATGAGCGGTGGGCGCAGCAAACAGGCTGCCGAAAAACTTTCTGAAATGGGGTTCAAGACCGTGTATGAGCTTCAGGGCGGCATCATCAAATGGAACGCCGCGGGCCTCGCCCCAAAAAGCGACCGCATTATCGGGATGTGTTCGCAGGAGTACGAGGAATTACTCAATACGGATAAGAAAGTTCTGGTCGACTTTTATGCCGAATGGTGCGGACCGTGCAAAAAAATGGCTCCCTACCTGACCAAAATGCAATCCGATTTAAAAGACAAGGTGGTGATTATAAGGCTTAATGCTGACGAAAACAAAACACTGATGTCACAACTTAAGATTGAGGAACTGCCGGCGCTGTTTTTATATGAAAACAAAACGGTAAAGTGGCAGCACACCGGTTTTATCAGCGAGGAAGACCTAAAAAAACAATTGTAA